A single genomic interval of Aureliella helgolandensis harbors:
- a CDS encoding IS1380 family transposase, whose protein sequence is MKTIKADLIRKRKRRIKNRLQNSAAHDRGHPMLKGDKIAYELAQKAGGTAYGGVAAIHRFAKKIGLPKRIDDALHLFKIHRPYHESDHVLNLAYNALCGGTCLEDIELRRNDESFLDSIGAERIPDPTTAGDFCRRFDPYHINRLQDAFDQVRLDIWQQQDNAFFDQATIEMDGTIVETTGQCKEGMDISYKGIWGYHPLVITLAETGEALRLVNRSGNRPSQEGAAEQADTAISLCRQAGFRRIVLRGDTAFTQTIHLDRWHRAGVKFTFGMKAYPGLVDIAENVQIDAWKQLPRSPKYAPNTPDRDRPENVKEQIVQLRGYPNKRLTSEWVTEVPYSPTDCKETYRLVILCKELEVTKQGRLFDDCLYFFYLTNEAGDVLSTNDVVYASNDRCDQENILAQLNQCRALHAPVDNLESNWAYMVMTALSWNLKAWIGLSVPINGRWREQHKQEGRAVIRMEFKQFVEQFVRLPAQIVRSGRQLVVRLLSWSESLHVFNRWVRFALE, encoded by the coding sequence GTGAAGACGATTAAAGCAGATTTGATTCGAAAACGCAAACGACGTATCAAGAACAGGTTACAGAATTCGGCTGCTCACGATCGCGGACACCCCATGCTCAAAGGGGACAAGATTGCGTATGAGCTGGCACAAAAAGCAGGCGGGACCGCCTACGGGGGCGTCGCCGCCATCCATCGATTCGCAAAGAAGATCGGACTGCCGAAACGGATCGACGATGCCTTGCACTTGTTCAAAATCCATCGCCCCTATCATGAATCCGATCATGTTTTGAATTTGGCTTATAACGCGCTCTGCGGAGGAACTTGCTTGGAGGACATTGAACTGCGCCGCAACGATGAGTCATTTCTCGATTCGATCGGAGCCGAAAGGATCCCCGATCCAACCACCGCAGGAGACTTCTGTCGCCGATTCGATCCCTATCATATTAATCGTTTGCAAGATGCCTTCGATCAAGTTCGCTTGGATATCTGGCAACAACAAGACAATGCGTTCTTCGATCAAGCGACCATCGAGATGGATGGCACGATCGTCGAAACAACCGGTCAGTGCAAAGAGGGAATGGACATCAGCTACAAAGGCATCTGGGGTTACCATCCGTTGGTGATAACGTTGGCCGAAACGGGCGAAGCTTTACGCCTGGTCAACCGTAGCGGCAATCGTCCCAGCCAAGAAGGCGCAGCCGAGCAAGCCGACACGGCGATCTCGCTTTGTCGCCAGGCAGGCTTTCGCCGAATCGTTCTGCGAGGCGACACCGCGTTCACTCAAACGATTCATCTGGACCGCTGGCACCGGGCAGGCGTGAAGTTCACCTTTGGCATGAAGGCCTACCCGGGACTCGTCGATATCGCGGAAAACGTGCAAATTGACGCTTGGAAGCAGTTGCCTCGCTCGCCCAAATACGCCCCGAATACACCTGACCGAGACCGTCCTGAGAACGTGAAAGAACAGATTGTCCAGCTGCGTGGCTACCCCAACAAGCGTCTGACTTCAGAGTGGGTCACCGAGGTTCCTTACAGCCCCACCGATTGCAAAGAGACCTACCGCTTAGTGATCCTTTGCAAAGAACTAGAAGTCACCAAGCAGGGTCGATTGTTCGACGACTGTCTGTACTTCTTCTACCTGACCAACGAAGCGGGCGATGTGCTCAGCACCAATGACGTTGTGTATGCCAGCAACGATCGCTGTGACCAAGAGAACATCTTGGCTCAGTTAAATCAGTGCCGGGCGCTCCACGCGCCGGTGGACAACCTGGAATCGAATTGGGCTTACATGGTGATGACGGCCCTGTCGTGGAACTTGAAAGCGTGGATCGGATTGAGCGTTCCGATAAACGGACGCTGGCGTGAGCAACACAAGCAAGAAGGTCGGGCTGTGATCCGCATGGAGTTCAAACAATTCGTAGAACAGTTCGTGCGACTTCCGGCACAGATCGTTCGCAGTGGACGGCAGTTGGTGGTCCGTCTGTTGTCATGGAGCGAATCTCTGCATGTGTTCAATCGCTGGGTTCGCTTCGCGCTTGAGTGA
- a CDS encoding DUF808 domain-containing protein — MASGLLMLLDDIATILDDIALLTKVAAKKTAGVLGDDLALNAQQVTGVDASRELPVVWGVAKGSLLNKCILVPIALALSALAPWSITPLLIIGGLFLCFEGCEKLAHKCLHRKEDEAHHQEVLNALSDPNVDMVALEKGKIRGAIRTDFILSAEIVVITLGTVADSPFYTRLAVLVAISLLMTVGVYGLVAGIVKLDDLGARLIRSPNSSTDSTSPAKLTLQQRVGYGILVSAPYLMKFLSIAGTTAMFLVGGGILVHGVPALHHAVEAILHPLAEMESLGGLLSGLVGMVLNGLVGLAGGAACLSVFNLIQYFRKPKDTTAKASGQ; from the coding sequence ATGGCCAGTGGTCTTCTAATGTTGCTCGACGACATTGCTACCATTCTCGATGATATCGCTCTGTTGACGAAAGTCGCCGCCAAGAAGACAGCCGGAGTGTTGGGAGATGATCTCGCGCTCAATGCGCAGCAGGTGACGGGAGTCGACGCGAGTCGTGAGTTGCCCGTGGTGTGGGGCGTAGCGAAAGGATCGTTGCTCAACAAATGCATCCTCGTCCCCATTGCCCTAGCTCTCAGCGCCTTGGCCCCTTGGTCCATTACTCCGCTATTGATTATCGGCGGGTTGTTCTTGTGCTTTGAGGGGTGTGAGAAACTGGCGCACAAATGCTTGCACCGCAAGGAGGATGAAGCTCACCATCAAGAGGTGCTGAACGCCCTGTCCGATCCGAATGTCGACATGGTCGCCTTGGAGAAAGGGAAGATCCGTGGAGCAATCCGAACGGATTTTATTCTCTCGGCAGAAATCGTCGTAATTACCCTAGGTACCGTGGCGGACTCCCCCTTCTACACACGCTTGGCGGTGTTGGTCGCCATCTCACTGCTGATGACCGTCGGTGTTTATGGTTTGGTGGCTGGAATCGTCAAGTTGGATGACTTGGGCGCACGGCTAATTCGCTCTCCAAATTCTTCCACAGACTCGACGTCACCTGCCAAGCTAACGCTGCAACAGCGAGTGGGATATGGCATCCTAGTCTCTGCACCCTACCTGATGAAATTCCTATCGATCGCCGGAACGACCGCCATGTTTTTGGTGGGAGGTGGGATTCTCGTCCACGGAGTTCCCGCACTGCATCATGCCGTAGAGGCAATTCTGCATCCGCTGGCGGAAATGGAATCGCTGGGGGGCTTGTTGTCTGGTTTAGTAGGCATGGTACTCAATGGACTCGTGGGGCTCGCCGGTGGAGCCGCTTGTTTGTCGGTGTTCAACCTTATCCAGTACTTTCGCAAGCCGAAGGATACTACTGCCAAGGCATCGGGGCAGTGA
- the lepA gene encoding translation elongation factor 4, with translation MKHIRNFCIIAHIDHGKSTLADRLIQACGGVTQRDFHDQMLDSMDIERERGITIKSNTVTLAYKTADGQEYLLNLIDTPGHVDFSHEVRRSLMACEGALIVVDASQGVEAQTVANLYLALEYDLTLLPVINKIDLPAADVDRVREEIDSDLGLDPFAAIPVSAKTGVGIDKVLAGIVDHLPPPKGDPNAPLKALVFDAHFDKFRGVILQCRVMEGTLKPRDVIHFMHSDHDYKVDELGYNQFKLVPKPQLSAGEVGYIVAGVKSVQDIEIGDTITLLDNPASEPIPGYQEAKQVVFSSVYPMSTDEYPDLAKALDKLAINDAALTYEKDSSAALGFGFRCGFLGLLHLDVVQERLQREFNLGLVISAPSVQYCLTLKDESTLNVDNPSNWPDPSNIESATEPYIKATIIIPEEFVGPVMELCREHRSESQTMNYLTADRVEITSEMPLGEVLFEFYGKLKMITRGYGSFDYTPIEYRPTDVVKVDILVNKEPVDAFSYLVHRDKARTRALHYCEQLAEAIPRHQFKIPIQGAIGGSIIARATIQPYRKDVTAKLYGGDVTRKKKLLEKQKKGKAKMKQFGSVNIPQEAFVSVLRAEKD, from the coding sequence ATGAAACATATCCGTAATTTCTGTATTATTGCACACATTGACCACGGTAAGTCAACGTTGGCAGATCGTCTGATCCAGGCTTGCGGCGGAGTTACGCAGCGGGATTTCCACGATCAAATGCTCGATTCTATGGATATCGAGCGTGAACGTGGAATCACGATTAAGAGCAATACCGTTACGCTAGCGTATAAGACCGCCGACGGGCAGGAATACCTGCTGAATCTGATCGACACACCCGGTCACGTCGATTTTTCCCACGAAGTGCGCCGCTCGCTGATGGCCTGCGAAGGTGCCTTGATCGTGGTCGATGCGTCGCAGGGAGTCGAGGCGCAGACGGTTGCCAACCTCTACCTAGCCCTCGAATACGACCTGACCCTGCTGCCAGTCATCAATAAAATTGACCTGCCTGCCGCCGATGTTGATCGTGTGCGCGAGGAAATCGACTCCGACCTCGGCCTCGATCCGTTTGCCGCCATCCCGGTCTCCGCCAAAACAGGTGTGGGCATCGACAAAGTGCTCGCCGGCATCGTCGACCACTTGCCGCCTCCCAAGGGGGATCCCAACGCACCGCTCAAAGCCCTCGTGTTCGACGCGCACTTCGACAAATTCCGAGGGGTGATTTTGCAGTGCCGGGTTATGGAGGGTACCCTCAAGCCGCGCGATGTCATCCACTTCATGCACTCCGACCATGACTACAAAGTCGATGAATTGGGATACAACCAATTCAAGCTGGTCCCCAAACCCCAACTCAGCGCGGGTGAAGTGGGCTACATCGTCGCCGGGGTCAAGAGTGTTCAAGACATCGAGATCGGCGATACGATCACACTCCTAGACAACCCAGCTAGCGAGCCGATTCCCGGTTACCAAGAAGCCAAGCAAGTGGTCTTCTCCTCGGTCTATCCGATGAGTACCGATGAGTACCCGGATCTGGCCAAAGCGCTCGACAAACTGGCGATCAACGACGCGGCACTGACGTACGAGAAAGACAGCTCCGCCGCTCTTGGATTCGGGTTCCGCTGCGGCTTCTTAGGCCTGCTCCACCTGGATGTGGTCCAAGAGCGTCTCCAGCGTGAATTCAACCTCGGCTTGGTCATCTCCGCCCCCTCGGTCCAGTACTGCCTCACGTTGAAAGACGAGTCCACGCTCAACGTCGACAATCCCAGCAATTGGCCCGACCCGTCCAATATTGAATCCGCAACCGAACCGTACATCAAAGCGACGATTATCATCCCCGAAGAGTTCGTGGGCCCGGTCATGGAGCTCTGTCGCGAACATCGTTCGGAGAGTCAAACGATGAACTACCTCACCGCGGATCGTGTGGAGATTACGAGCGAAATGCCGCTCGGCGAAGTCTTGTTCGAGTTCTACGGCAAGCTGAAGATGATTACTCGCGGTTACGGCTCGTTCGATTATACGCCGATCGAATACCGGCCAACCGATGTGGTGAAAGTCGACATTTTGGTCAACAAGGAACCGGTGGATGCATTTTCCTATCTAGTCCATCGCGACAAGGCTCGCACGCGGGCCTTGCACTACTGCGAGCAACTCGCGGAAGCCATCCCGCGTCACCAATTTAAGATCCCCATTCAGGGAGCCATTGGTGGTTCAATCATTGCCCGTGCCACCATCCAGCCCTACCGCAAGGATGTGACCGCCAAACTCTACGGTGGAGACGTCACGCGGAAGAAAAAGCTGCTGGAGAAGCAGAAGAAGGGCAAGGCTAAGATGAAGCAGTTCGGCAGCGTAAACATCCCTCAAGAAGCGTTCGTCTCTGTCCTGCGAGCAGAAAAAGACTAG
- a CDS encoding exosortase/archaeosortase family protein, translated as MSKKKRSGNKRKVALAAQAIKAAEPVKPAKAPKPAAQNARVSTQAWSIVAALLTILTLWAYWPTFVWMEDQWRNEPDYSHGYLVIPLALAMLYLRRDSMPHRSLIKIGWGGLLLLLVAIGLRVLGRLAYMDFLDGWTLVPWVAGLVWLFAGRRLCWWALPAIVFLALLTPMPFRAESLLSFKLQGLATVLSTGVLQTMGFTAVPEGNTIWLGEQQLMVEEACSGLRIFMGMAALGYFFAVLSDRSWIDRVVILVSCLPIAIFVNVLRVTGTGLAYQWFPPALAHHIHDFLGIAMIVAGATCLFGVKQYWEHLYRPVTIPMLQKQLSIQ; from the coding sequence GTGTCGAAAAAGAAACGTAGCGGCAACAAACGCAAAGTCGCCCTGGCAGCTCAAGCCATCAAGGCAGCAGAGCCTGTGAAGCCAGCCAAAGCCCCCAAGCCGGCCGCTCAGAACGCCCGTGTCTCTACACAGGCCTGGTCAATAGTGGCAGCACTGTTAACCATCCTGACGCTGTGGGCCTACTGGCCGACCTTCGTCTGGATGGAGGACCAGTGGCGGAACGAGCCCGATTATTCGCACGGTTACTTGGTTATTCCACTGGCACTGGCCATGCTTTATCTCCGCCGCGACTCCATGCCGCACCGCAGCCTGATCAAGATCGGCTGGGGAGGCCTGCTGCTACTGCTGGTAGCGATTGGACTGCGGGTTTTGGGTAGATTGGCTTACATGGATTTCCTAGATGGTTGGACACTGGTCCCCTGGGTTGCTGGATTAGTCTGGCTATTCGCAGGCCGCCGGCTCTGCTGGTGGGCGCTTCCGGCCATCGTGTTCTTAGCCCTACTGACCCCCATGCCATTCCGGGCCGAATCGCTATTGAGCTTCAAGCTACAAGGGCTCGCAACGGTGCTAAGCACAGGCGTCTTGCAAACGATGGGGTTCACCGCCGTACCGGAGGGCAACACGATTTGGCTCGGCGAGCAACAGCTCATGGTCGAAGAAGCGTGCTCGGGCTTGCGGATTTTCATGGGCATGGCTGCCCTCGGCTACTTCTTTGCCGTGCTTTCGGATCGATCATGGATCGACCGAGTGGTGATTCTGGTGAGTTGCCTTCCCATCGCCATTTTCGTAAATGTATTAAGGGTCACTGGGACCGGTTTAGCCTACCAGTGGTTCCCCCCCGCTCTGGCGCACCACATCCACGATTTCCTGGGAATCGCCATGATCGTGGCTGGTGCGACCTGTCTGTTCGGGGTGAAACAGTACTGGGAACACCTCTACCGCCCTGTAACCATCCCAATGCTTCAAAAGCAACTATCGATCCAGTAA
- a CDS encoding IS1182 family transposase, which produces MNTQKPSQLARVSRPHRIQVEMHMLSLEDMLPRDHRARIVWSFVKTLDLEPLYEKIVVTKSTVGRNSIAPEILVSLWLLATLDGIGTARELGRRCETDIAYLWTLGNVTVNYHTLSDFRVENGAFLEKTLVDTVASLVAQGLVPLETIAQDGMRVRASAGSSSFRRKPTLESLQQQAQAHVDRLKKESENECDRSDGDARRQAAVERASRERQERLDEALRQFEELSKQRESRRKGDGEKTRVSTTDPDARNMKMANGGFDPAFNVQFATDADSRVIVAVDVINSGTDSGQMAPMHEKVCSTYDKTPKAQLVDSAYATKGDVKTVESKGTEVVSTIPRGSVLESKGKDPHAQQPGESDEYTAFRARMAKEEYKELYKTRPSVAEFPNADCRNRNLRQFKVRGLVKVKAVALWHAVAFNFTRMVNLGALAI; this is translated from the coding sequence ATGAATACTCAAAAACCATCGCAGCTTGCTCGTGTTTCCCGCCCCCATCGTATTCAAGTGGAAATGCACATGCTTTCACTTGAAGATATGCTTCCGCGCGACCATCGTGCTCGCATTGTCTGGTCGTTTGTCAAAACGTTGGACCTAGAACCTCTGTATGAAAAGATCGTTGTCACCAAGAGCACCGTTGGTCGCAATAGTATTGCGCCGGAGATACTGGTTTCACTGTGGCTTCTGGCAACCTTGGATGGCATCGGCACAGCCCGAGAACTTGGTCGCCGATGCGAGACGGACATAGCCTATTTATGGACGCTCGGAAATGTCACGGTCAATTATCACACGTTGAGCGACTTTCGAGTGGAGAACGGAGCATTCTTGGAGAAGACGCTCGTTGACACGGTTGCCTCGTTGGTCGCCCAAGGTCTGGTGCCCCTGGAGACCATTGCCCAAGACGGAATGCGCGTTCGGGCTAGTGCAGGCAGTAGTTCGTTTCGCCGCAAGCCGACGCTTGAGTCATTGCAGCAGCAGGCTCAGGCTCACGTAGATAGATTGAAGAAAGAATCCGAGAACGAATGCGATCGTTCCGATGGAGACGCACGTCGCCAAGCGGCAGTCGAACGAGCATCGCGTGAGCGTCAAGAGCGATTAGATGAGGCTTTGCGACAGTTTGAGGAGCTTAGTAAGCAGCGCGAGTCTCGGAGAAAAGGTGACGGCGAAAAGACTCGCGTGAGCACTACGGACCCTGACGCCCGTAATATGAAGATGGCCAATGGTGGCTTCGATCCGGCCTTCAACGTCCAGTTCGCAACCGATGCTGACTCGCGAGTAATAGTCGCTGTCGATGTTATCAACTCGGGAACTGACAGTGGCCAAATGGCACCAATGCACGAGAAAGTGTGCTCAACTTACGACAAGACACCAAAGGCGCAATTGGTCGATTCCGCTTACGCAACCAAGGGCGATGTTAAGACCGTGGAGTCTAAAGGGACCGAAGTCGTCTCCACGATCCCCCGTGGATCGGTATTGGAAAGCAAAGGCAAAGATCCTCACGCGCAGCAACCTGGCGAAAGCGACGAATACACAGCGTTTCGCGCGAGAATGGCCAAAGAGGAATACAAAGAGCTTTACAAGACGCGCCCGTCGGTTGCCGAGTTTCCCAATGCGGACTGCCGCAATCGGAACCTTCGGCAATTCAAAGTTCGAGGACTGGTGAAGGTCAAAGCGGTAGCGTTATGGCATGCCGTGGCCTTTAACTTCACACGCATGGTAAACCTGGGGGCCTTGGCAATCTAA
- a CDS encoding polysaccharide biosynthesis tyrosine autokinase, whose amino-acid sequence MQNPATAKNASPPAFDPWLLWIAFRKHWGWVLPMGFLFASAAGLAVWSQFVPEFEATHIMEANRDYVLAQSLHNTSRDLARSERQLITNALVLDPVLADPALKKAPSLSNPLTAERQIRKRLSIGNAGTDNLLTISYRDTDKVMAAAVCNAVAESYLQVRRRFDDERMGNVEAWLVQPIEQWKRNVESLRANLAELTKSANGYDPFKESSPRERDASQMVQVRSELSNIEAEKTVTRGRINALQSQADNPSEEKLPPLNPRDIDYLVAEDSQVQKAKLALEDVKTKIRNIEREERQELFADRYARLKEDVPRLEEDIRNAEVAARPQVISTLQGLVAEREALKRAEQIEEFQLQLDELDIRQAALQKEYEVEKSRLEKQGGETAEIFFAREDYEQAAEILSQLNNRLATLRTERGRGSSVSTMAAAKVPSWPIEEIPFKKVIMAGGAAFLLPFALALLLEFRMKRLTHVGGIEAQNLAPVLGEIARIPGGARSTQGHRLFEESIDALRANLLFKLEGARTIAVTSAMSSEGKSSVASQLAISLAKTSQTTVLLIDADLRSPDQHDLFGLPNEPGLCKLLGGQSKLSDCIDKSLGDLVHVIPAGRLHANPHNLLTKSKMEKLFADLESEYRYIVVDTAPVLPASETLAATSACDATLLCAMRDISRTDHVKRTQNRLLASGTNVIGVVFSGVPSSDYAYRYGDYHYTTANLPPPH is encoded by the coding sequence ATGCAAAATCCTGCCACCGCTAAGAATGCGTCTCCGCCAGCGTTTGATCCCTGGTTGTTGTGGATTGCTTTTCGCAAACACTGGGGCTGGGTGCTGCCGATGGGCTTCCTCTTCGCCTCCGCGGCTGGATTGGCAGTTTGGTCTCAATTTGTGCCTGAATTCGAAGCCACGCACATCATGGAGGCCAATCGCGACTATGTACTGGCTCAAAGCCTGCACAACACCTCGCGAGACCTAGCCCGCAGCGAACGGCAGCTGATCACCAATGCGTTGGTTCTCGATCCCGTTTTAGCCGATCCGGCACTTAAGAAAGCCCCGAGTCTTTCCAATCCCCTCACCGCCGAGCGGCAGATTCGCAAGCGGTTATCGATTGGAAATGCGGGCACCGACAATTTACTGACCATCTCCTACCGCGATACCGACAAGGTGATGGCAGCCGCCGTGTGCAATGCAGTGGCGGAATCCTATCTCCAGGTTCGCCGCCGTTTCGATGACGAGCGGATGGGCAACGTTGAAGCCTGGCTGGTTCAGCCGATCGAACAGTGGAAGCGAAATGTAGAGAGCTTGCGTGCCAACTTGGCGGAATTGACCAAATCGGCCAACGGCTATGATCCCTTTAAAGAGTCTAGTCCTCGCGAACGCGATGCCTCCCAGATGGTGCAAGTGCGTAGCGAACTCTCAAACATCGAAGCAGAAAAGACGGTCACGCGGGGACGCATCAACGCCCTGCAAAGTCAGGCAGACAATCCTTCCGAGGAGAAACTACCTCCGCTAAACCCGCGTGATATCGATTATCTCGTTGCGGAAGATTCGCAAGTTCAAAAGGCGAAGTTAGCCCTTGAGGATGTAAAAACCAAGATTCGCAACATTGAGCGCGAAGAGCGGCAGGAACTTTTTGCCGACCGTTACGCTCGTCTCAAGGAAGATGTGCCCCGTTTAGAAGAAGATATTAGGAACGCCGAAGTAGCCGCTCGGCCGCAAGTGATCAGTACGCTTCAAGGCTTAGTCGCAGAGCGTGAAGCTCTGAAGCGAGCGGAGCAGATCGAAGAATTCCAATTGCAGCTGGACGAACTGGATATCAGACAGGCAGCCTTGCAGAAGGAGTACGAAGTCGAAAAATCTCGACTGGAGAAGCAAGGGGGGGAGACTGCAGAAATATTTTTTGCTCGCGAAGATTACGAGCAAGCTGCCGAAATCCTGAGCCAATTGAACAATCGCTTGGCAACCCTTCGCACTGAGCGCGGCAGAGGCAGCAGCGTAAGCACGATGGCTGCCGCCAAAGTCCCCTCCTGGCCCATCGAAGAGATTCCGTTCAAAAAGGTGATCATGGCTGGCGGCGCCGCCTTCCTCCTCCCCTTTGCCCTCGCCCTATTGCTGGAATTCCGCATGAAGCGGCTGACCCACGTCGGCGGCATCGAAGCCCAGAATCTCGCTCCAGTATTGGGTGAAATCGCCAGAATTCCCGGAGGTGCCCGTTCCACTCAAGGACACCGATTGTTTGAGGAGAGTATTGACGCACTGCGAGCCAACCTCCTGTTCAAATTGGAAGGGGCGCGAACCATTGCGGTCACCAGCGCGATGTCCTCGGAAGGGAAGAGTAGCGTTGCCTCGCAACTCGCGATCTCCCTCGCTAAAACGAGTCAAACGACGGTGTTGCTGATCGATGCCGATCTTCGCAGTCCCGACCAACACGATCTGTTTGGCCTGCCCAACGAGCCCGGATTGTGCAAACTGCTGGGCGGACAGAGCAAGCTTTCCGACTGTATTGATAAGAGCTTGGGAGATCTAGTGCATGTCATCCCGGCCGGACGCTTGCATGCCAATCCCCACAATTTGTTGACCAAAAGCAAAATGGAAAAATTGTTCGCGGATCTGGAATCGGAATACCGCTATATTGTGGTGGACACCGCCCCAGTCCTCCCCGCGTCCGAGACGCTCGCAGCCACCTCAGCCTGTGATGCAACCCTGCTGTGCGCGATGCGTGATATCAGTCGCACCGACCACGTCAAACGCACCCAAAATCGCCTGCTGGCCAGTGGTACAAATGTGATAGGCGTCGTCTTCAGCGGAGTTCCGTCAAGCGACTATGCATACCGCTACGGCGACTACCATTACACGACTGCCAACCTGCCGCCCCCCCATTAA